A region from the uncultured Macellibacteroides sp. genome encodes:
- a CDS encoding helix-turn-helix domain-containing protein yields the protein MEVKSQTQLIHEHLENGGTLTPLEALNLFGCFRLSGRIHDLRSSGIDVKTEIVQIGGKNVAKYSLEKHC from the coding sequence ATGGAAGTAAAATCACAAACACAGCTTATTCATGAACACCTTGAAAATGGTGGAACATTGACTCCTCTTGAAGCACTAAATTTATTCGGTTGCTTTAGATTATCTGGTAGAATACACGATCTGAGATCATCAGGTATTGATGTTAAAACAGAGATTGTTCAGATCGGTGGTAAAAACGTGGCAAAATATTCACTTGAAAAACATTGTTAA
- a CDS encoding tyrosine-type recombinase/integrase, translated as MKQLFSKLKKDFVENIDVRENSRALYLRILNQFGTWVVIANRNVKELKRSDIIEYKSHLLRECKAENTIDSYLTVVRRFFEWCEAIGEHENIAAGIKLHHKRIGFRKGHLSTQEIARLFDVIDRSTIHGMRDYAIINLMLRSGIRCVEVSRLRVCDIYISPSRCSILLQRKGDNSRTERLGLTIKALQPVHDYIQYRGVSNEDEPVFLTHCSTSDAGLSPSRISKIVVAYMKAAGVYSSTKTAHSLRHTAAVQAIKNKVPIKEVQLMLGHRRIETTEIYLKSVDDEIRLDNPAVRVLDDVF; from the coding sequence ATGAAACAATTATTTAGTAAGTTAAAGAAGGATTTTGTTGAGAACATTGATGTGAGAGAAAATAGCCGGGCTCTTTATCTTCGTATACTTAACCAGTTCGGAACCTGGGTTGTGATTGCAAATAGAAACGTTAAAGAGTTGAAGCGTTCAGATATCATCGAATATAAGTCACATTTATTACGTGAATGTAAAGCTGAGAATACGATTGATTCCTATCTTACTGTTGTAAGGCGGTTTTTTGAATGGTGTGAGGCAATCGGTGAGCATGAAAACATAGCTGCCGGTATTAAACTGCACCACAAGAGAATCGGATTCAGGAAAGGGCATTTAAGCACTCAAGAGATTGCCAGGTTGTTTGATGTGATTGACAGATCAACAATCCATGGAATGCGTGATTATGCAATTATTAATCTCATGTTGCGCTCAGGTATTCGCTGTGTTGAAGTTTCCAGGCTTCGTGTTTGCGATATCTACATATCTCCATCTCGTTGTAGCATTCTACTGCAGCGTAAAGGAGACAACTCACGAACTGAGCGTCTAGGATTAACTATCAAAGCACTTCAGCCGGTACATGATTACATTCAGTATAGAGGCGTATCGAATGAAGATGAACCTGTTTTCTTAACACATTGTTCCACATCGGATGCTGGCCTATCTCCTTCACGCATAAGCAAGATTGTTGTTGCTTACATGAAAGCAGCCGGTGTTTACTCAAGCACTAAAACGGCGCATAGTCTGAGACATACAGCAGCCGTTCAGGCGATAAAGAACAAAGTGCCAATCAAGGAAGTACAGTTGATGTTGGGACACAGAAGAATTGAAACAACGGAAATCTATTTAAAGAGCGTAGACGACGAAATAAGGTTAGACAATCCAGCTGTTCGTGTGCTTGACGATGTGTTCTGA
- a CDS encoding Cas9 inhibitor AcrIIA9 family protein, translating to MESFKKAIQAYLDSRAQQDELFAATYAKKNKSIDGCCNYIMSEARKLGNAVCMRDEDVFGLAVHYYDEDSIKDVKPVKPSTVVTSNVATSPVPMPMQQPAPVMHVSRSKKAVDSRQMSLF from the coding sequence ATGGAATCATTTAAAAAAGCAATCCAGGCTTATCTGGATTCCAGGGCACAGCAAGACGAATTGTTTGCAGCAACATATGCAAAGAAAAATAAGAGTATTGACGGGTGCTGCAATTACATTATGAGTGAAGCTCGAAAGCTTGGAAATGCAGTATGCATGCGTGATGAAGATGTATTTGGCTTGGCAGTACATTATTATGACGAGGACAGCATAAAGGATGTGAAGCCTGTAAAACCATCTACAGTTGTAACATCTAATGTGGCTACTTCTCCTGTTCCTATGCCTATGCAACAGCCCGCACCTGTTATGCACGTTTCAAGAAGTAAAAAGGCTGTTGACAGCCGACAAATGTCACTCTTTTAA
- a CDS encoding terminase TerL endonuclease subunit, translating into MKKSEIYKKKALSYIDRVVSGDRIAGKLEIKAVERHLRDLENATEMGLYFDEKAAKTALAFFSFLRHFKGEWAGKEFELEDWQCFIVWCVFGWKTKDGKRRFNYADVEVSRKNGKTTFAAGIALYMLVMDGEQGAEIYSAAVDKEQASICWSAAKSMVELSPELSAYLKLWTTSIAMESTGSSYKMLSKETKNKDGLSPHCAICDEMHAWPTDDIYNLITSGMGARRQPLVFSITTAGFNMSSPYYSMRCHYIDILMGVKKEENTFVIIYCLDKEDDWKDPNTWYKASPNLGISVYMNYMEKEFERAINKGGTTEVNFKTKNLNMWVDAPDVWIQDEKVLKCDYGTTDDELEGQECYAGLDLASHVDINSLSLYFPNLEIPAYKFFFWIPEGKVLQKEDRIDYRQWKQEKWVKITPGDVIDIDYLVSDIAHILHKYDVQNIAFDPAKAYHGVIQGLQKEGFDTILDEFSQSMMNMSEPTKKVEADVTAGTVDLMKNPIIRWMFRNVVVYRDANDNIKLDKRKSIEKIDGVVAMANAIGGFMSKEDESAYKYNGMKSINLHNK; encoded by the coding sequence ATGAAAAAATCTGAGATATACAAAAAAAAGGCTTTGTCTTATATTGACAGAGTTGTAAGCGGTGATAGAATTGCCGGCAAGCTTGAAATTAAAGCTGTTGAACGGCATTTAAGAGATTTAGAAAATGCTACAGAAATGGGCCTGTATTTTGACGAAAAAGCAGCCAAAACAGCATTGGCTTTTTTTTCTTTTTTACGACACTTTAAGGGCGAGTGGGCCGGCAAAGAGTTTGAACTAGAAGATTGGCAGTGTTTTATTGTCTGGTGTGTGTTTGGATGGAAAACGAAGGATGGCAAAAGGCGCTTCAACTATGCCGATGTGGAAGTATCTCGCAAAAATGGAAAGACCACTTTTGCCGCTGGAATTGCCCTCTATATGCTTGTTATGGATGGCGAACAGGGAGCTGAAATATACAGCGCTGCTGTTGATAAAGAACAGGCTTCTATTTGCTGGAGTGCTGCAAAATCTATGGTAGAGCTTTCTCCGGAACTGAGCGCCTACCTTAAATTATGGACAACTTCTATTGCAATGGAATCTACCGGATCTAGTTACAAAATGCTTAGCAAGGAAACTAAAAACAAAGACGGACTTTCTCCTCATTGCGCAATTTGCGATGAAATGCACGCTTGGCCAACAGATGATATCTACAACTTAATTACGTCAGGGATGGGTGCACGCCGGCAGCCGTTGGTATTTTCTATTACCACTGCCGGATTTAACATGAGTTCTCCATATTATTCTATGCGTTGCCATTATATAGACATTCTTATGGGGGTTAAGAAGGAGGAAAATACATTTGTGATTATATATTGTCTTGATAAAGAAGATGATTGGAAAGATCCAAACACCTGGTATAAAGCATCTCCTAATCTTGGAATATCCGTGTATATGAATTATATGGAGAAAGAATTTGAAAGAGCCATTAATAAGGGTGGCACGACTGAAGTCAACTTTAAAACTAAGAACCTAAACATGTGGGTTGATGCTCCTGATGTATGGATTCAGGATGAAAAGGTACTGAAGTGCGATTATGGTACAACTGATGATGAGCTGGAAGGCCAGGAATGTTATGCCGGGCTTGATTTGGCTTCTCATGTGGATATAAATTCTTTAAGCTTGTATTTTCCAAATCTTGAAATTCCTGCTTATAAATTTTTCTTCTGGATTCCTGAAGGGAAGGTACTTCAAAAAGAGGATAGAATTGATTACAGGCAGTGGAAACAGGAAAAATGGGTGAAAATAACACCAGGCGATGTGATTGACATTGATTACTTAGTGTCTGATATTGCTCATATCTTACATAAATACGATGTTCAAAATATAGCTTTTGACCCTGCAAAAGCCTATCATGGGGTGATACAGGGCCTACAAAAAGAGGGTTTTGATACAATTTTGGACGAATTTAGTCAATCTATGATGAATATGTCTGAACCAACAAAAAAGGTGGAAGCTGACGTTACTGCAGGAACAGTTGACTTAATGAAAAATCCAATCATACGATGGATGTTTCGGAATGTGGTTGTTTATCGTGATGCTAACGACAATATAAAGCTTGATAAGAGAAAAAGTATTGAGAAGATTGACGGTGTTGTAGCAATGGCTAATGCAATTGGCGGATTTATGTCAAAAGAAGATGAGTCAGCTTATAAATATAATGGGATGAAGTCTATAAATCTTCATAACAAATAG
- a CDS encoding site-specific integrase has protein sequence MAIVRLYFDTRRAKQDGTFPVKVVVAHNAAISFHTGVSATEEQWTGSELNKKADNYKTKNSIIRDKLYKIESVVLSLERNSSLKNMSDKKLKDKIEESIKGKKGKTFIDIHDSFVNNKQNKRTKEIYTSTRNKITAIDKDVTFTEMDVNWLHEFDNSMMNDGLSINARAIHMRNIRAVFNYAIDNDIIDLNVYPFRKFKIKKQQTPKRSLLDDQLKLIRDYDGPLKEYADFFMLSFYLIGINIIDIIHVKEIVNGRIEYYRAKTGRFYSIEVSEEAKHIIDAHRGSEYLLKWRERYTDYTGFKFRVNLNLKKLTFKRNNMVQPICEDLTTYYARHTWATIASRIDIPKETISAALGHGGNTVTDVYIDFDMKKVDEANKKVIDYVLNI, from the coding sequence ATGGCGATAGTGAGACTCTATTTTGATACAAGACGTGCAAAGCAAGACGGAACATTTCCCGTAAAAGTAGTTGTTGCGCACAATGCTGCCATCAGCTTTCACACCGGCGTGTCTGCTACTGAAGAGCAATGGACTGGGAGCGAATTAAATAAAAAAGCAGACAATTACAAAACAAAGAATTCAATAATACGCGATAAGCTTTACAAAATAGAATCGGTTGTATTATCGCTTGAACGAAACTCCTCCCTTAAAAACATGAGTGATAAAAAACTCAAGGATAAAATTGAGGAGTCAATTAAAGGCAAAAAGGGAAAAACGTTTATTGACATACACGACTCTTTTGTAAATAATAAGCAAAATAAAAGAACGAAAGAGATTTATACATCAACCAGGAACAAAATAACAGCCATAGATAAAGATGTTACATTTACGGAAATGGATGTAAATTGGCTACATGAGTTTGATAATTCGATGATGAATGATGGCCTTAGTATTAATGCCAGGGCGATACACATGCGGAATATCCGGGCTGTGTTTAATTATGCTATAGATAACGACATAATAGACTTAAACGTTTATCCATTCCGCAAATTCAAAATAAAAAAGCAGCAAACGCCTAAAAGATCTTTGCTTGATGATCAGTTGAAGCTGATCCGGGATTACGATGGTCCATTAAAAGAATATGCCGACTTCTTTATGCTGTCATTTTACCTGATAGGAATTAATATTATAGATATCATACATGTTAAAGAGATTGTAAATGGAAGAATTGAATACTATAGAGCTAAAACAGGCCGTTTTTATTCGATAGAAGTATCAGAGGAGGCAAAACATATTATAGACGCTCACAGAGGCTCTGAGTATCTTTTAAAATGGAGGGAAAGGTATACAGATTACACTGGTTTTAAATTTCGTGTTAATCTGAACTTAAAGAAACTAACGTTTAAACGCAATAATATGGTGCAACCAATTTGTGAAGATCTGACAACATACTATGCCAGGCATACCTGGGCCACAATTGCTTCAAGGATTGATATCCCAAAAGAAACAATTTCTGCTGCTTTAGGGCATGGTGGAAATACGGTTACGGATGTGTATATTGACTTTGATATGAAAAAGGTTGATGAAGCAAACAAAAAGGTAATAGATTATGTTTTAAATATATAG
- the dnaB gene encoding replicative DNA helicase → MSKQKTKVVDTSSYSLPHNLAAEKAVIGMILMESTAINEVMSILDPDMFYDSNLSVLYSSIRSITDRGDKIDMLSVTRELIRVGKLEEVGGPYFISELTINVASSTNISDHAKYIHQLYLARKLAVAGHTITSKALDQTNDIEEVISESLTEVENVAAKTCYNVNFVSVGEAARRSIERYSEREERVRKGVKLGVPTGLGRLDKCTGGFKPQEVIVLAARPAMGKTAYMLHMAKTAASYGTPVVIFSLEMSEESLTDRLMVSEMALNPDRFKNGYLSNEEKPIMCTAADRLNSLPISIDDTAGLSIQQIKARSRNLQRKGKCGMVMIDYLQLIEMGGGKGYTRENEVRDCSQAVKRMAKELDIPVVILSQLSRKVEDREDKIPRLADLRESGAIEQDADIVIFLHRPEYYDIKEEKGKGIIRLAKQRNGDTGDFIFRYNENLSRFGDDGELLELPF, encoded by the coding sequence ATGAGCAAACAGAAAACCAAAGTAGTCGATACAAGCAGCTATAGTCTTCCGCATAATCTGGCTGCCGAAAAAGCTGTAATAGGTATGATTCTGATGGAATCTACAGCCATCAACGAAGTAATGTCTATTCTTGATCCGGATATGTTTTATGATTCAAATCTTTCGGTGTTGTACAGTTCTATTAGGTCAATTACTGATAGAGGAGACAAAATAGATATGCTATCTGTAACAAGGGAATTAATACGTGTTGGTAAGCTTGAAGAGGTTGGAGGTCCTTATTTCATTAGTGAGCTTACAATAAATGTGGCATCGTCTACTAATATTTCAGATCATGCAAAATATATACATCAGCTGTATTTAGCAAGGAAACTTGCTGTTGCCGGACATACTATTACGTCAAAGGCGCTTGATCAGACAAACGACATTGAAGAGGTTATTTCTGAATCATTGACTGAGGTTGAAAATGTTGCTGCAAAAACATGCTACAACGTAAACTTTGTTAGTGTTGGTGAAGCTGCCAGAAGATCTATAGAGCGGTATTCTGAAAGGGAGGAGCGGGTTAGAAAAGGTGTTAAATTAGGTGTTCCTACAGGGCTTGGTAGATTAGATAAATGTACTGGTGGATTTAAGCCACAAGAGGTAATTGTATTGGCGGCCCGTCCTGCAATGGGAAAAACTGCCTACATGCTTCACATGGCAAAAACAGCGGCCTCTTACGGTACTCCTGTTGTTATCTTTTCTCTTGAAATGTCTGAAGAATCATTGACCGATAGACTTATGGTTTCTGAAATGGCTCTTAATCCGGATCGATTTAAAAATGGATATCTATCCAACGAAGAAAAGCCAATCATGTGTACGGCTGCCGATCGGTTAAACTCCCTTCCAATTTCAATAGATGATACGGCCGGATTATCAATACAGCAAATAAAAGCAAGATCACGGAACCTTCAGAGAAAAGGTAAATGTGGTATGGTAATGATTGATTACCTGCAGTTAATTGAGATGGGTGGTGGTAAGGGATATACCCGCGAAAATGAAGTGAGAGATTGCAGTCAGGCTGTGAAAAGAATGGCTAAAGAGCTTGATATCCCTGTAGTGATACTTTCTCAGCTTTCCAGAAAGGTGGAGGATAGAGAAGATAAGATACCGAGGTTGGCCGATCTACGTGAGTCTGGAGCAATTGAACAAGATGCTGATATTGTCATTTTTCTTCACCGGCCTGAGTACTATGATATAAAAGAGGAAAAAGGAAAAGGAATTATCAGGCTGGCAAAGCAACGTAACGGTGATACGGGAGATTTCATCTTTAGATACAACGAAAATTTATCCCGGTTTGGCGATGATGGAGAATTATTAGAATTACCTTTTTAA
- a CDS encoding DUF4373 domain-containing protein, whose amino-acid sequence MREAVYFSHDSNAKDDPKCMLLIDQLGLEGYGAFWILVEILREQPGYRCPISLLPILAKRYNITAAKLETVVRSFGLFVIAEDSFFFSNSLNKRMSVMCEKSDRRKAAALKAGLKSGEVRRLKAISNSDLNERSTNVKHELNENEQKEKKRKEIKEETYKEKATAFVPPVVGDVYAYCKERNNKIDAAYFVDFYASKGWMVGKNKMKDWRAAIRTWERTENTNIKSSNRNEQTENQSSRYKQL is encoded by the coding sequence ATGAGAGAGGCAGTATATTTTTCGCATGATAGTAATGCCAAGGATGATCCTAAATGCATGCTTCTTATTGACCAATTAGGTCTTGAAGGGTATGGGGCATTTTGGATTCTAGTTGAGATATTAAGGGAACAGCCTGGTTACCGTTGCCCTATCAGCTTATTGCCAATCCTGGCAAAGAGATACAATATTACGGCTGCAAAGCTTGAAACTGTAGTGAGGTCGTTCGGTTTATTTGTGATCGCTGAAGATAGTTTTTTCTTCTCAAATTCATTAAATAAAAGAATGAGTGTAATGTGTGAAAAGTCTGATAGAAGAAAGGCTGCTGCTTTAAAGGCTGGCTTAAAATCTGGAGAAGTAAGAAGGCTTAAAGCAATATCAAACAGCGATTTGAACGAACGTTCAACTAACGTTAAACATGAGTTGAACGAAAATGAACAAAAAGAAAAGAAAAGAAAAGAAATTAAAGAAGAAACATATAAAGAAAAAGCTACCGCTTTTGTTCCTCCTGTTGTCGGAGATGTATATGCTTATTGCAAGGAAAGAAATAATAAAATCGATGCCGCATACTTTGTTGACTTCTATGCCTCAAAAGGCTGGATGGTTGGAAAAAATAAAATGAAAGATTGGCGGGCAGCTATAAGAACCTGGGAAAGAACTGAGAATACTAACATTAAATCTTCTAATAGAAATGAGCAAACAGAAAACCAAAGTAGTCGATACAAGCAGCTATAG
- the aroB gene encoding 3-dehydroquinate synthase has product MSAQKVIICKDLKAELSEFLESVKYDKLFVLTDTNTLELCFPLLKGVPQLQDAPVITVDAGDTNKNIEQVSSIWMRLCNEGASRNSLLLNVGGGMITDMGGFVAATFKRGIYSVNIPTTLMASVDAAVGGKTGINFNGLKNEIGSFYPPLCVLIDSAFLRTLDRDNLLSGYAEMIKHALISNMEAYAAVLSFDLDNVDYALLNKMVAQSVAVKERIVEEDPKEQGIRKALNLGHTVGHAYESLSFRKGRPILHGHAVAAGLISELYLSYKTCGFPMEKLSQVVYYLKTYYPSFSFECNDYEALYELMTHDKKNEGGIINFTLLSNVGEVKINQSVTKEKVLESFDFYRESFGV; this is encoded by the coding sequence ATGTCTGCACAGAAAGTAATTATATGTAAAGACCTGAAAGCAGAGTTAAGCGAATTTCTTGAGTCTGTTAAGTACGACAAACTGTTCGTACTAACAGACACGAATACGCTTGAGCTTTGTTTCCCGTTGCTAAAGGGAGTTCCTCAATTGCAGGATGCCCCGGTAATTACGGTAGATGCAGGCGATACCAACAAAAATATTGAACAAGTATCATCAATCTGGATGCGCCTTTGTAATGAAGGAGCTTCCAGAAACTCGCTGCTTTTAAATGTAGGAGGAGGGATGATTACAGATATGGGTGGGTTTGTTGCAGCAACATTTAAAAGAGGAATCTATTCCGTCAATATTCCAACAACGCTTATGGCTTCTGTCGATGCAGCCGTAGGAGGTAAAACCGGAATAAATTTCAATGGACTTAAGAACGAGATAGGATCTTTTTATCCTCCGTTGTGTGTGTTGATTGATTCTGCTTTTTTACGTACGCTTGATCGCGATAACCTGCTTTCCGGTTATGCCGAGATGATAAAACATGCGCTTATAAGTAATATGGAAGCTTATGCCGCAGTTTTGTCTTTTGATCTCGATAACGTGGATTATGCATTACTGAATAAGATGGTAGCTCAATCGGTTGCAGTCAAAGAGCGGATAGTGGAAGAAGATCCAAAAGAACAGGGAATTCGTAAAGCCCTTAATCTTGGGCACACTGTTGGACATGCATATGAAAGTCTTTCTTTCCGTAAAGGCAGACCTATTTTACATGGACATGCAGTCGCTGCAGGCTTGATAAGTGAATTGTACCTGTCGTATAAAACCTGTGGCTTCCCTATGGAGAAGCTCTCGCAAGTAGTATATTACCTTAAAACTTATTATCCGTCTTTTTCCTTCGAATGTAATGATTACGAAGCATTGTATGAATTGATGACTCACGACAAGAAAAACGAAGGAGGAATTATTAATTTCACCCTGCTTTCTAACGTGGGAGAGGTTAAGATAAATCAATCGGTGACGAAAGAAAAAGTACTTGAGTCTTTCGATTTTTACCGCGAAAGTTTTGGCGTTTAA
- a CDS encoding S24 family peptidase, with product MSNKEERLQMAVRYLISEGCIDTQKDIANRMNANKVSISNALSGNEKYLTDKFMERFNLSFGGIFNTTWLIEGDGEMLQRSNKNEITGFEYGDIDFVYLLPLSCEGGTLKDFAVSIKESDCEKIVSPIKGADFAMTVSGESMAPEYPNGSKILIKKINEKAFIDWGRVYVLDTCNGSVIKRIVPSEKDGYIKCLSINQSPIFAPFDVCMSDIFGIYRVMLCMSMK from the coding sequence ATGAGCAATAAAGAGGAAAGGCTGCAAATGGCAGTGAGATACCTGATATCTGAGGGGTGTATTGATACTCAAAAAGATATAGCCAATAGAATGAATGCTAACAAAGTTAGTATTTCTAACGCGTTAAGCGGAAATGAAAAATACTTGACAGATAAGTTTATGGAAAGATTTAATTTATCTTTTGGTGGAATTTTTAACACTACGTGGCTTATTGAAGGAGATGGGGAGATGTTACAAAGATCAAATAAAAATGAGATTACAGGATTTGAATATGGGGATATAGACTTTGTATATCTTCTTCCTCTTTCTTGCGAAGGAGGAACATTAAAAGACTTTGCAGTTTCAATTAAAGAAAGTGATTGTGAAAAAATCGTATCTCCAATTAAGGGTGCTGATTTTGCCATGACGGTCTCAGGAGAATCAATGGCGCCAGAATATCCAAACGGATCAAAAATACTTATTAAAAAAATAAACGAGAAGGCATTTATTGATTGGGGGAGGGTATATGTTCTAGATACATGTAACGGATCTGTTATAAAAAGAATAGTTCCTTCAGAAAAAGATGGGTATATAAAATGTTTATCAATAAATCAGTCTCCAATATTCGCCCCTTTCGATGTATGTATGAGTGATATATTTGGTATATATAGGGTAATGTTATGTATGTCTATGAAATAA
- a CDS encoding PcfJ domain-containing protein, producing MKPRNKREREVAELSSKLPPLVIEEEWAKSHIFSNEAYKCKDEYWCSNCSYTWIDTCTSDLSVTLGVADKVECPYCHEKLNVKVSKKQKNDDVEYMTVATVSGAYQVLRHVYCNKFTRKKDAFIHYYFNEVVQEWISEDGRRTIMARPMNIGGTGWLYSEPLSIKNEFGTSYYFGDGYAFDGVLYLKVKLLPILKKYGLKKNFFDCVPSRLIRGLLGKSDYELCIKTNQISMLKHMIKTSSMFIKYKQSFNICNRNNYKIKDASLWIDYIDLLSHFEKDLRNAHYVCPNNLKKAHDYYAEKRRKQIDRENREREERAMLLQRKEIEKFEKRMARFAELTISESGLTISPLMTVDQFRQEGEAMHHCVFSAGYWKRSDCLILSAKIENQRIETIEVNLKTFAIIQSRAKRNETSEHHDKIVGLVKNNINNIKKLATA from the coding sequence ATGAAGCCACGAAATAAAAGAGAAAGAGAAGTCGCTGAATTAAGCAGCAAGCTTCCACCGCTTGTAATAGAGGAGGAATGGGCTAAAAGTCATATTTTTTCGAACGAAGCATACAAATGTAAAGACGAATATTGGTGCAGCAATTGTAGCTACACATGGATTGACACATGCACGAGCGACTTGAGTGTTACTCTTGGAGTAGCCGATAAAGTTGAATGTCCGTATTGCCACGAAAAACTTAATGTGAAGGTCAGCAAAAAGCAGAAGAATGATGACGTTGAATATATGACTGTCGCAACCGTAAGTGGAGCTTATCAAGTTCTGAGACATGTGTATTGCAATAAGTTCACCCGTAAGAAAGATGCGTTCATACATTACTATTTTAACGAGGTTGTGCAGGAATGGATAAGTGAAGACGGTAGACGTACAATTATGGCCAGACCGATGAACATAGGTGGTACTGGATGGCTATATTCAGAACCATTGAGTATAAAGAATGAGTTCGGTACATCATATTATTTCGGTGATGGTTATGCTTTTGATGGAGTGCTTTATCTAAAGGTTAAACTATTACCTATTCTTAAAAAGTATGGACTTAAAAAAAACTTTTTCGACTGTGTTCCTTCAAGATTGATCCGCGGGTTGCTTGGAAAAAGTGACTATGAGCTTTGCATTAAAACAAATCAAATATCAATGCTTAAGCATATGATTAAAACAAGTTCTATGTTCATTAAGTACAAGCAATCATTTAACATCTGCAATCGGAATAATTATAAAATAAAAGATGCAAGTCTGTGGATTGATTATATTGATTTGTTGTCACATTTTGAAAAAGACTTGCGTAATGCGCACTATGTATGCCCTAATAATTTGAAAAAGGCACATGATTACTATGCAGAGAAGAGACGCAAGCAGATAGATCGTGAGAATCGGGAAAGGGAGGAAAGAGCAATGCTATTGCAACGTAAAGAAATTGAAAAATTTGAAAAACGCATGGCTAGGTTTGCAGAACTTACCATATCAGAAAGCGGACTTACCATTTCTCCTCTTATGACAGTAGATCAATTTAGGCAGGAAGGCGAAGCAATGCATCATTGCGTATTCTCAGCCGGATATTGGAAGAGATCGGATTGCCTTATCCTGTCTGCAAAAATTGAGAACCAACGAATCGAAACCATCGAAGTGAACTTAAAGACGTTTGCCATTATCCAATCCCGTGCGAAGCGTAACGAAACATCTGAGCATCACGATAAGATCGTTGGCCTTGTAAAGAATAATATTAATAATATCAAAAAATTAGCAACAGCATAA
- a CDS encoding phage terminase small subunit P27 family: MSKGRKPIPDELKKLRGTDQPCRMSNVVEYAEKVTDIKKITSTSRLKLLPTKRAKDIFKQKANQLISLGILTVLDIEHLAVYANSLDVLFSCMESMRNKPTPKYNKDNELIGYVPDPSINMYRQMVEHVNRIGAEFGFTPISRQKINYQEEEKKNPFQLLKDSI, translated from the coding sequence ATGTCAAAAGGTAGAAAGCCGATTCCAGATGAATTAAAGAAATTGAGGGGTACTGATCAGCCCTGCAGAATGTCTAATGTAGTTGAATATGCCGAAAAGGTTACAGATATAAAAAAAATAACATCGACTTCACGCCTTAAATTATTACCGACTAAACGGGCAAAGGATATTTTTAAGCAAAAAGCAAATCAGTTGATCTCCCTAGGGATATTGACGGTGTTGGATATTGAACACCTGGCAGTATATGCAAACTCGCTTGATGTCCTCTTCTCCTGTATGGAAAGTATGAGAAACAAACCAACACCTAAATACAATAAAGACAATGAGCTTATTGGGTATGTGCCAGATCCTTCTATAAACATGTATCGACAAATGGTGGAGCATGTAAACCGGATAGGGGCTGAGTTTGGGTTTACTCCTATATCAAGACAAAAGATAAATTACCAGGAGGAGGAAAAGAAAAATCCATTTCAGTTATTAAAAGATTCTATCTAA